The nucleotide sequence TTGCCGAGCCGTGATGGCGCTGATGCTGACGAATCACGCGCTCATCGAACGTCGCTCATGAAGAGCCGCTCAGCGGGCGATCCCAGCGAGGTGACAGCGCTTGGTGAAAGACACTGGATCACCTCCTTTCGTTGTTGATGGTCCAACCAATATAGGCTGACGATCGGGGGCGCGGTAGGGGGGCCGACTACGGAACTTGGGACATGCTGCAGTGCGGCCTCGGAGCGGAGGGCGCGACCGGATGGGCCGGTGTTCCCGACTGCTCAACCCGTTCCGATCCCCTCCGCCGACCTCGTCCGAAGAGGTTGAGACCCGCCACGGACCGTGTTAGGGAACGCGCCAGACGCGGGTGTAGCTCAATGGTAGAGCAGCAGCCTTCCAAGCTGAATACGAGGGTTCGATTCCCTTCACCCGCTCCAGCCCCATGGATCTGCAAGCGGACGCTGCCCCGGCCGGTCCCGGCGGGGCGCCGATCAATCGCAATAGATCTGGTTGCCGATTCGCCGGCAGGATCTGCCATCGCTGAAATAGGTGGTGTTGCCGATCGTCTGCGATGACGTGCCGTCGCTGTAATAGGTGTGAGGGCCGATCTGCTGCGAGCTGGTGCCGTCACTGTTGTAGGTGAAGCTTCCGAGCTGCTGCGACGAGGAGCCGTCGCTCCAATAGGTGTTGTTGCCGACCCGCTGGCCGGATAGGCCGTTGTCGCACATGATCTGGTTGCCGATCGTCTGGCAGTTTTCGGCGTGAGCCGCCGTGACCGCGAGCAGGCTGAAGGCGATCGTCAGAATCGAGCGCATGGCTGTTTTCCCGGGATTATCGCATTCAAGCGCAACCGGGGCGGGAGCACAACTCCCCCCATGTCATCCTACTTTTTTCGCGCGACCTTGAATGCTCGCATCTGGCCGCTGAGGAAGCGCAGCAGATGGCTGGCGGCGTGCGGCAGCTCGCGGCCGCGCCGGGTGATGACGCACGCTTCGCTCGAGGACAGCAGGCGGTTGTCGATTGGCACGGCGGCGAGCGAGCCATCGGCGAGATCGGCGGCGATCGAGAAGGCCGGCAGCAGAGTCAGGCCGAGGCCGCTCTTGACGAAATGGCGGAGCACGTTGATCGAGCTGGTCGTCAGCTTGGGTGACAATGCGATGCGCTCGGCGGTTTCGGCCATCGCCACGATCTGCCGCGTGCCGTAGCTCTGATGCATCAGGCCGAGCGGATGGTCGGCGAGCTCGCGCAGGCGCAAGGGGCGGCCGAGCCGCGCCAGCGCATGATCCGGCGGCACGATCGCGCACAGCGGCTGGCGGCTCGCGGTGGCGACGCGGATGCGCGGATCGGCTGACGGGTTGAACACCAGGCCGATGTGATAGCGGTCCTCGGCCACCGCATTGACGACCTCGTTGGTGCCGGCGAGATCGAACGACATCGTCAGCTCCGGATGACGCTGCCAGAAGCGACCGAGCGGGCCCGACATCAGGTCGCTGACGAAACCCTCGCCGAGCACGATGTCGACATGGCCGCGTTTGAGCCCTTGCAGCTCGCGCAGCTTGGCGACGGTGTCCGCCTGGTCGGCTTGCCACTGTCGGAAGCGCTCGACCAGCAGCGCGCCTGCCGCGGTGGCGCGGATGCCGCGGCTGAGCCGCTCCACCAGCGTCAGCCCGAGCTCCTTCTCCAACAGCGCGATCTGCCGGCTGATCACTGAGGCGTTGACGTCGAGCGCTTCAGCCGCTGCGCGCACGGAGCCGAGCCGAATGGTCTCATGGAGGTAATGCAGCCGGTGATGATCGAGCAGGGCGGACATGGGCGTCGGACGAGTGTTGACTTGAAGTCAACAGTAACGGCGGGAACCGCTGATGTCTGCTCTGAAATCGCATCGCTAGCTTTTCTGGGACGTTTTCGCAGGAGGCATCGTGACCGCGGTCGGCATCATCGGACTTGGCAACATGGGACGCGGCATGGCGCTGACGCTGAAAGGCGCGGGCTTTGCCGTCACCGGATACGACGCATCCGAGACGACATGCGCGGCGCTGGCGGCAGAGGGCCTCTCCATTGCGGACGGCATCGGCCCGCTGGTCGCCGCCGCCGACATGATCATCCTGTCGCTGCCGACGGCCGAGATCGTCGAGCGCGTCGTGGCGGATGGCATTCTCGCCCATGCGCGGCCCGGCGTCGTCATCGTCGATACATCGACCTCGCATCCCGAGACCTCGCGCCGTCTCGCTGCGCTGCTGAAGGCGCGCGGCATGGGCTTCGTCGATGCGCCGGTCAGCGGCGGCCCGAAGGGCGCCGCGGCGGGCAGCATGACTATGGTGATCGGCGCCGAAGATGATGACCTCGCGCGCGTGCTGCCGGTGCTGGAGAAGATGAGCGCCAAGCGCGTGCATGTCGGCGGCGTCGGCGCGGGCAACGTAGCCAAGATCGTCAACAACCTCTTGTGCGCCGCGCATCTGCTCACCGCTGCCGAGGCGCTGCGCATCGCCGGCGCAGCCGGCGTCGATGCTGAGCGGCTGCTCGACGGCCTCAATGCGGGCTCCGGCCGCTCCGGCGTGACACAGGTCAACGTGCCCAACTGGATTCTCAACGGCGCCTTCGATTCCGGCTTCACCATGCAGCTGATGCGCAAGGACGTGAGGCTCGCGGCGCAGTTCATCGGCGAGCTCGGCCTCGCTTTGCCGATGGCGGCGGACACCGCGCGCATCTGGGCGGACAGCGCCGGCAGCATCGCGGACCCTGAGGATTTCAACCGCATCGTCGAGCTGCAGCTCGGCCCGATCTCGAAGACATGAGAGACGCCATGACCCATTTCATCGATCCGCGCCTGGGCGAGGCGATCAGGCCGTTCTGGCCCGACTTCGCGAGCATCGGCTCGCATGTCGGCGGCCAGTGCGTCATCGGCGATGGCGCGA is from Bradyrhizobium sp. ORS 285 and encodes:
- a CDS encoding LysR family transcriptional regulator, with product MSALLDHHRLHYLHETIRLGSVRAAAEALDVNASVISRQIALLEKELGLTLVERLSRGIRATAAGALLVERFRQWQADQADTVAKLRELQGLKRGHVDIVLGEGFVSDLMSGPLGRFWQRHPELTMSFDLAGTNEVVNAVAEDRYHIGLVFNPSADPRIRVATASRQPLCAIVPPDHALARLGRPLRLRELADHPLGLMHQSYGTRQIVAMAETAERIALSPKLTTSSINVLRHFVKSGLGLTLLPAFSIAADLADGSLAAVPIDNRLLSSSEACVITRRGRELPHAASHLLRFLSGQMRAFKVARKK
- a CDS encoding NAD(P)-dependent oxidoreductase — its product is MTAVGIIGLGNMGRGMALTLKGAGFAVTGYDASETTCAALAAEGLSIADGIGPLVAAADMIILSLPTAEIVERVVADGILAHARPGVVIVDTSTSHPETSRRLAALLKARGMGFVDAPVSGGPKGAAAGSMTMVIGAEDDDLARVLPVLEKMSAKRVHVGGVGAGNVAKIVNNLLCAAHLLTAAEALRIAGAAGVDAERLLDGLNAGSGRSGVTQVNVPNWILNGAFDSGFTMQLMRKDVRLAAQFIGELGLALPMAADTARIWADSAGSIADPEDFNRIVELQLGPISKT